The DNA window TCTCGGCGTTCCAATAGCGCATTTTGGAGATCAGGGTTGATTGGGATGGTCCGTCCCTCGCCTGCCGCCGTCTTGCTCCTCCCTACCGTCAGGTACAAGTTGTCAAAGTTGATGTCCATCCAACGAAGGTGGCGGATTTCGCCAGCCCGCATACCGGTATTCTGCGCTATCACAATGCACAGGCGAATATGCGGGGACCGAGCCTCATTTGCGGCCTGAACGAGCTTTCGCTTCTCTTCAGCAGAATATGCCTTTGCTTTGCTCTTGGATACCTTTAGTTTCAGGGTCTTTTCTTTCTTGAGACGGTTGCGGATGATCGTTCCGCGGTCGCCTAGAAGTCGGAGCAAAAAGCCGACTTCCTCGTTCACCGACTTTGGCGCGGCCTTCTCGAGGAGCCGCGTGTCTTGGTACTCGGTCACCGCTCGTTCGTCGATATCCACTACCATCCGTTCGCCGAGAAGGCGCACTACGTGTCCAACGGCGTATTTCGCGAATGTCGCGCTTTTGTGCCGGAGTCCATAGCTAGTCAGGTAGTCCGCAGCCACTTGCTGGAGCGTTTGGATCTGCAGATGACGGACGTCCTCGACGCTGTTGAACCCCTCTTCAAGCTCGCGTCGCCGCTTTACCTCAGCGAGTTTCGCCACGGACTTGCTGGTTGCCTTAGTCGATTCCTGAATTCTCCGACCTGCGAACCAGAACTCGTACCACCAGACTTTCCCACGTTTGAACAAGGACATTCGCTACACCTCAGGACGCGAACTTCTCGCGTCGTGGCCTTGCTGTTTGCGGTTCCTTCTTGCCGGAAAGTCCTCCACTGGGTAACCCAGCCAACCATTCTTCGAGATCGCGTACCGAGTAGCGAACAAGGGACCCAACCTTGACATATCGGGGTCCTCGATTCTCGACACGCCAGCGGCGCAAGGACGCCAGGCTCACTCTCAATTCCTGGGCCACTTCTCTTTCCGTAAAATAAACAGACATGTCCACCTCCGTCGATCCAGGCTCAAAGTTGGGAGCGGAAGGCCCGCTTGCCCTGGGATTCTTTTAGCCCGAAAATGCTTCACGACAAAGCGACTTGCCGAGCAGTCGTGATGCTTGAAGAGGAATCCCGGAATGGGGTCGTAACGGACGGTAGCGTGGCTAAGGTGATGTTTGTTCGAAGGACACGAATGCGGAGGATTGAAGGGCTATACCGGCCTTGTCGGTCAAATTGGTTCGCCTTTGTTCAGTTTCGTGGCTTGTCTCCACGCCCTTGCGGTCCAAACTGGATCCGCGTGAGCCCATCACCGACGACAGTGAAGGGGCCCCAGAAGTATGGCGTAGCATTGGGGCCGAGGCGACGGCGCATTTCGAGCTTGGCTAGGCGCAGGGCGTCGCTGACATCGCGTCCGGCGGCCAAGTTCGCGTAGAAGCGCTTCATCAGAGCCGCAGTGAATGTGTCGTCCACTTCCCAGAGGGTCGAGACGATGGACCGTGAGCCGGCGTACAGGAAGGCGCGAACGATATTGGCAACGCCCTCCTGGCCTTGGATGCGACCGGCACCGGTGTCGCAGGCGGACAACGTCACAAGGTCAGCGTTGAGCGGGAGCGATTCAATCTCCCGGACCTGGAGTAATCCGTCTTCATGAGCCGCGGCGTCAGAACCGAACACGAGGGCGGAACGATCTGGGAACTTGGAGTCGGCGACTCCGTGAACGGCCAGATGCAAAATCGAAAATGACCGGAGCGGCTGGGATTTGAGGGCCTTCTCAGTCGCGGCCCGTCCATCCAAGACCACCGACTTAGGGCCGGCGAGAGCAGCGATTGCTGCGATCTCATCTGCGGTCGACGGTAGGGCCGTGATACCGCTGCCGGTGGCATCGAACATCCCGCGCGTTTCCCGCGTGGTGTTTGGAGAAGGTCCACTGGCGGGGTACGCCACGTTACCAACTGCAAGCAGGCGTGCGGTTTGAGTCGTGATGGGGCGATTAGTACGAATCAGATGGAGGACGGTCGCGGAGGGCGCTACTGAAATGACCTTTTGATCTCCCAAGTAACCAGTGCGCCCGGATGGGAGGGCATCAAACGGCGTGAGGTGAAGCATTCCGTCAGGGACTAAGATCACCCGCTTACTGCCCAAGATCTCTGGGATGGGCCTGAGCAGTTCGGATGCCAGCGTCACGCCGGAAGGCGCTGCAGACGACTCCTTATTCTTCAACTCACCGTGAAATCGTTGGGCCAGCCCATCAATCGTGGCTTTGCTCGCCAGCTTCTGAATGCGAATGGCAGCCTTTGAAATGACGACGGCAAACGATGCTGGATCTGCCAGCACGTATTCGACGATCAACTCGTCCTCGCGCATGGTCTTGCGTAAGGCATCGAGCGAAACCGGATCGCCCCGAAGAAATTGGTTGAAACGATGCTGATCGAAGTGGAGTGGTGACAACGCCTCTTCGGCCAATGCCAGTTGGTTGAGAAGCTCTTTTCGAATCCGGGGCGTTGCTGCTTGCTGGAGGCGAATTTGCAGAGCGGCGATTTGGCGCTCCGCTGGCGCTTTCGTTCCCTGAGGAGTGGACTGCTGTGTTGGCAAAGATCGAAGGGCGTCTGCCGCGGCACGACCTCGGGCGCGCTCCAGGATCTCGAACGCACGCTGGTTGTCTTTCAGCCCTTCTACGGCGAGCGCGAAGTGCCCAACATAGACTTCGCTCATGGCGGCCACTAGAGTGCTGCGAAGTCTTGGGCTCGGTACGTTCACCAGCATGGCTTCGATGAGGTCGCCCGCTTCTTCGTAAAGTGAATCCGCCTCGGATATCTTGCCGCTGTTCACCTTGATCGCTGCCGCCGAAGCGAGGTGCCGTGGCAAGACGTACATGTCCACGAGCTTCCTCGCCGCGACGACTGCTTCCGAAGCAGCCTCGTCCGCCTTCTTTGAATCGCCCATTTCGCGATAAATGGCACCCAGGCTGAGCAAGGCAGCAGCTCGGGGACGAGGCATCTCGAATCGTTCAGCCGATCGGACGGCCTCCGTGAGCAACTCCACGGCTGTGGGATAGTCCTTGCTTCTGGCCGCGCTTCCAGCGAGCGCGAGTAGAATGTCCGCACGATATACGTTCATTTCCGTTTCTTCGACGAAGCGGATTGCCCGCTTCAGGAAGTCCTGCGCTTCGCGCGTTCGTCCTAATGCGTTCAGGGCGGAAGCCTTCCCCATGTGTGCCATCAACGGGAAGCGCAGGTCCGGATTCTTTTGCGAGAGGTCCAAGGCTTGGTCGAAGAAGCGGAGGGATCGATCATACTCACCCAGTTCCGACAGACCCACTCCGATGAGCGATAGAGCGCGAATCTGACCCGCAAGGTCGCCCACGGCCGCCGCAGACTGAATCACCTTGGTCATGATCCCGCGGGCCTCCGTGCTCTTGCCTTCCAGAAAAGAGATGATGCCCAGTTCGCCCTGAATTCTCGTAACCCACCGCGTCTCTCCGATAGTGTTGGCCAACTCCAGAGCAGTTCGCCATGTGCCGGCGGAAAGAAGTGGGTCGATACTCAGGTCGATGGTTGCCTTGACGATCAGGCAGCGGAGGCGGACTTGAGGATCGCTGACTACGATGGGGTTTTCGAGTTCCTTCGCCAGTTGCTGACTGACCTCGGGGTAGGAAATCCGATCTGCGTCGGCGCGCAAGCGGCTGATACGGGCAAGGGCGGCATTCCGAAGATCGCCCTTCGCTTCGAACAGAGCTTCCGCCTTTTCGTACAACGGCCGGGACTTTGCCCAGTTGTCCAGCCAGTAGAGCCGCTCCGCTTCAGCGAGCAGGGCGTTCGGATCATCCGATTGTGCGACGAGTATCGGCGGCCACACAGCGAAAACCAAGATCCCGAGACAACAAACAGCTGAGGCAGCCATGCGCCTTGGATTCAGAACGGCCATAAATGTAGTTCCTCCGAGAAAACTCTCTGTTCAGGTCAAAGACTGGCGGCGATCTTGGCCCCCTCCTCCAACTGCAAATCCCTGCCGTCCCAAGCGGCTTCGGGAGAGAATGGCACCTCGAAGTCAGGCTCGATGCCGGTGCCTTCGAAGCACCTTCCTTCCCACGTAATGTAGTTGCTTACCGGGATGGTAAGCCGGTAGTCCTGCTGGATCGGGAAGGAACTCCATCCGTAGAGCCGGCCAGCTGTGCGGGTGCCCACTAACCGTGCCAACCCGTGGTCCTTTGCGAAACCTACGACGATCTCGGCGCCGCTTACGGTGTGCTCGTTCGCCAGCAGTACGACACGGCATTGACACTTGGGAGGCTTCAAGCCCTCGGTGACGACGACGATGGACTTGTCCGCAAACTTGAAGCGAACCGCAAGCCCGATGAGGGCGAGCTTATTCGTCGGAATGCGACGGAACTGTGCCAGTTCCTCCCGGCGATAGCCACGTTCTGCACGCGGACGAGTCAAGCTGTAGCCGACCGGCCTCTTGTCCGGCGTCAAGTAGCTCATTAGCCGCAAATTCGCGGAACCGCCCCCAGGATTCCCACGAAGATCCACCACGAGCGAGCGGCATTCAGCGAGTGTTTGGACGGCGGCGTCGATGTCTCTGGCCATGTCTACCCCGACCAATCCAGGGAATCGAGTGATCTTCAGATAGCCGACGCCATTTTCGAGCAAGGCCGTGCGAACAGAGTTGCGGCGCGCCTCGTCTGGCGGGAGCGCTTGCGGCACGATGCGTTCCTCGTTGCCGTTGCGGCGCCGGATCAGAATCGACGCCGGAGCGCCTGCAGGAAATCGCACTGGCTCCGGTGGCGCTACGGGCTTGTCGTTGACGGCGAGTAGCGTGTCACCCGGCTTGATCTGTGCGGCAAAAGCTGGCCCGTCCTCCTGGACATCTTCAAAGACCCAGGCGCCGTCATGTGGATAAAGCGTGGCCCGAAGCACATGGTGTACAGGAAACTTTGCACGACTGCGATGAAAAAATCCAACCGGCTGGACTGCGAGTTGTTCGAGCAAGTTTTGGACACGTGATTCGAAATCAACCGGGTTGGTGGCTTGCAAGATGCCTTCTCTGGCCAGTTGGACAAGAGTTTGCCAATTGCGGCCATTGAACTTCGGGTCGAAAAACCTTGCCTGAACCGTGGTGGCAATCGCTTCGAGCAGTTGTTCTCGAACCGCTCGTGAGAATTCGGGAGCGTCAGTCGTCATGGGGCCTCCTTGGGGACCAAAGCAATCGGATACTCTCTCCAGGAAGATCCAACCCTTCGAATCGCGAGACTGTAGTTGCCTGGAGCCACAGAGGACAAATCAATTTCCACGCCGAGCACTTCAACATAGTTCTGCAGCGTCGCATTCCCGCTTGATGACACCACGGATTCTCCGGACTTGCGCAGCAGCGCCACATCGTAGCGACCGTCCTCGCTTCCGACGGGCAGGTGGACGGAAAGGGTGACTCTGGCGCATGGCAAAGAGCCCACTTGCGGTCGATCTCCCGCTGCCGGAGAATCGCTCCGCGCCACGCCCAACTTCGTGAGGTCCACGACGGCGGCCACCACGGGAGCTGACCGTTCCGGCAGCTTGGCGATGATCGGCACTGGAGGATTGGGCCGAGCCACATGTGGACGCATCGGCTGTAAGAGTACAACCGCAATCAACACGCCAGCGGCCATGGCTACAGCGCTGTAAAGGATTCGGACGCGCCGCTTATGCTGGGCCCGAAACTCCGAGTAGCTCTTGAAGCACCGCGGACAAACGCCGACGTGATCTACGAGGGAATCAGCATCCGCTAAGCGAATTCGGCGTCTTGCCAGATTCCTCAAATCTGTGCAGGACGGGCATTGAGTTGTGTCGAGTTGCGAGAGGTTTGCCTCAAGCAGCGCGGCGACACTTTGCAGCAGCTGTCGCTCCTCACGCGGAGTGAAGCTTTGATCTGGATCCATCATTTTCATGGTGCGGATGCCTCCTTGCGGGCCCGCTTCTTTTGGGCGGCGGATAGCTCATCCCGTGCCTGCTGAACTCCGTAATAGAACCGTGATTTCGCCTGCTTCTCTGTAACCCCGAGTTGCCCGGCAATTTCTTTCCACGAGAAATCCAGGAGTCGGTAGTTGAGAATGCGGCGAATCGGCTCAGCAGTGAACGGGAGCAGGGCTTGCAGAATCATCCGGTTCTCGAAGAGCTTGAACCAGTCAGCGGCGATCGGCTGGTGGTTGAGTTCGAGGTCGTTGGGGCTGCCTTCGTAGCGGATCCGGCCATTACGCTCAGCCAAGGCCCGGACACGATTTACATATGCAGTCTTGTAGTACGCGGCCAAGTTCGTCAGAACTGCTGGTTCGGCACGGAGGCGCTTGGAAACTTCGATTGCCACGAACTCGACGATCTCAAGAGCGCCGGCACCATCATGCAATTCATTTCTGGCAAATCGAAATGCCCAATGCCAGTTCTCGCTAGCAACCTTTACGACCCTTGCATCCAGCAGTTGCTTGCCCTCTTCATCGTCGCGAAGCCAGAAGGGTGGAATCACTTCCAAGTCGAAGCTATCAGGGCGATTATCGTGGTTTGCTGCCATGAGAACCCCTGCCGACCTTTGGCCGACGTACTAGAGGAATGCCGACTGAGTCTGCCCCTCTACTCAATAGAAGATCCGGGCAGCCCAAAAAGTCCCAAAACTTTTTTCCAGTTACTTGCTAGTCATCCGCGGACTGAATTGTCACTGTAACACTGGCCATCCAACACCGGTTGCGCATGAGAATCGGACCTTTCGCCTGAGTCAGGACTTCTAGTGTTGTGGGCAGCTTATTGGCAAAGTTTGCCGGCGTTGAGCACCACACGGCTGATGTCGCCCTGACTGAGAGGCAGTCGGAGCGCAGGAACGGCAACTGAACAATGTAAAGACTGAACAGGTGGTAGTCATGTCGAAGGGACCTCCCCCCCAGCGCCTTTCTTCCCCCGGGCACTCTGGTTTCCCGACACTCGATGTCCGCGCGCGTCTTCAGGCGCACCCGGAACGAACAGTGACGCTGCGCCAAGTACTCGGAAACGGAGTTTACGTCTCCACAGCCGGTGATCCGGCTAGTCAAGATCTGCTGAAGGGCAATTGGACAGCCGAAGACGATGATCTGTTGCGCTCACAGTACCCACTGGGGAAAAAGGCCGCTATTGCTGCCATCTCGGCAATTCAAGCGCGGCATCCAGGCTTAACCCGGCGCGAGATCGCCAAAAGAGCGCGGGCACTCGGGCTTCGGTGCACGGATGAAGTGCGGCGGCGCGATTGGGATGGCGGTACCGACCTGGTGCTACTGTCGCTGGTTCATCAGCCCAAGGAGATCATCGCCAGGCGCCTCGGGCGATCCGTGGAATCCATCGTGGCGCGGTTGCGCCGGCTGGGGAAGTCGGCTGACTTCTTTGGTGGCTTCAAGGCCAAAGACTTGGCGGGCGTACTTGAGGTATCGGAAGCCGATGTCCGTCGCTGGCAGCGGAATGGGTGGTTGCGGCGGCGGCGTGGTCGCATCACAGAGGCGTCCTTTTCGGCATTCTGCAAGGAGCATTCTGAGGAAATTCCCTTCGGCGTTTTGGCGCCGGAAACCCAGTATTGGCTGGTATCGGTGCATGGCTACCCAAAGGGTTCGCCACAAGCGATGGCGGCCGGCGCTAAGGGCTAACGACGAACTCGTCAGCCTGCTGCAGCCAGACCTGAAAGGGCGGGATCTGAACATGGTCCAGGCAGGCGTCGAAGTACGCCTTGATGCGGATGGTGCGGAGATGGTTCATCGCGGCAGCCTTCACGCGCTGCGAATCTTCGTGCCCGGCCAGAAGGTAAGCTTCCATTGCACTGCGGAACCTTGCCACAGCATCCGCGTCGTTGCTCGGTGGAATCGGATGATTCGTAAGGAAGCTCGGGCAGCGAGATTCGATTTTGTCTTGCAGGGAGCTTTCTTGGTCACCGACTGCCAAAAGCAGAACTGCCCAATAGGAGAAAGCGATTGCCTCAATGGCTTCGTCCAGAGTGGCCGGGGGAATCTCAAAGCTCGGTGCCGGAGCGGTCTTCCACCATTCGGTGAACTCGGGGTAGTGGGTTGGCCGCTTCTCAGACCACTCACTCACGGATCGCTCCATATGCAGCCAGATTTGCTCCGAACGAGGGTCCAGGCCGGAGTAATAGTGGGCCGCCTCGATCCATCCGCCAGCTTTAGACTCTGTGAACACGAACTGCTCGGACCACGCAAGAAGGTCTGTCCACAGCGAACCCAGATCGTGATTGCCCCTTTTGCGCATCCCAGATCCAGGGCAGCGTCCCTCGATGGAGGCAAGCACTGAGTCAGGAATTGAGCCTTCGATCTCAATGATTGCTCGTGTCCAAAGTGAAAACGCCCGGAATTCCAGAACGCGATTAACCTCTGCCGCCAAGCCCCTCCATGAGACTCTCAGCGACTGCTGAAGCATTCGTTCGGAAAGTTCGGTCTGGGAATCACTGCCTCGGTTGGACCGCGCTGATTCGTTCTTGCCCACTCCCATCGAGTATGCATGGCTTTGGGAAAAAGCGGCAATCCCTCGGAGAAAATCGATTCCGATATTACCCACGGACACTACAAGGGATCGACATTTTTTGACCATGGCCGCGAAGGCTGTTCCCGGCGTCAGCAGGCAAATGCGTTAGGCATTCAACTCCCGTCATTGCAGAGGTTTAGCGCCGCCACCGTATCCCTGAGCGGCGCGATGACGAACTGCCGAGCCGTCACGTTTGCCAATTGTTGAAAAAGCGAAGCGTCCCTAGGATGCCAATCAAGACCCCCATTGAGGAGCCGGTTGAGAGGCATGCGAAATTGGACGACATCAGAATCCCGATTGGTTGTTGCATGGGCCAAGGAACCGGAAGACGTGCGACGACCCATTGAAGCGTTGGCGAATGAACTGGAGCGGACTCCGGAGGCAATCAAGGAGTTCCTTCGGCGTAGACTCCCGCGCGACCAGTGGCCGTGGCAGACGAAGCCACGATGGAACCGGCACGAGCGCGATGCGATTGAGCGCGGGCAGAACCCAAATGGCCGCACCCAGGCAGCGTTTCGAAAGCACAAGCAACGAGTTGAGAAGCGAATGGATGAACTGGAGCATCAGCCGCTAACAGTGAAGCAAGTTGCGCACGATATCGGCCGCTCCCGCACGACAGTGCAGCGATTGCTGAAGAGTGGCTACCTTCGTCGGTTCAAGGGAGGAATCGCCGAGTCCTCGTTTGAGGCCTTTCTCCGGGAGCATCCCCACTTTGTACCCTATACAAAGTTGCCGCCGGCCCACAGGGAATGGCTGGTGCTGAATGGGTTCCCAGACCCATCGGCTTCGGTGAAGGTGCCCAGTGTGCGGGGATTGTTGGAGTGAACATTCATGCTTCTCCGTCAATCGACGGATCGCCGACGATCCTGGACGGGATTGGTAAAAACTATGCCGTTTCCCGTGAGTAGACTGAAAGTCATGCGAAGCCTTGGAGCGCTCCTGCTGGTGTCAATGTGCGCATCAGCGCAACCCGGCGACTACAACATCCTTTATTCAAGTGGCTCAGATGTATTCACTCGCGAACCAAACGCTTTACTGGTTGAAGCGGTTCGGAACCGCAAACCGGGACGCGCATTGGACGTCGGAATGGGACAAGGGCGCAATGCGCTCTTCCTTGCCCGGAACGGTTGGGACGTTACCGGGTTCGATTCCGCCGACGAGGGAATTCGGCAAGCCAAATTGGAAGCCGCACGCCTCGCTGTCCGACTCACTGCAGAAGTCAGTACCTTCGAAGCCTTTGATTTCGGCACGGAAAAGTGGGACCTGATCGTCTTGACGTACGAACCGACCAAAGCCATCGCGCCGAGGGTAGCCCAGGCGTTGCGGCCTGGTGGCATTGTCGTTGTGGAAGACAGGCATCTAGACACCAGACGAGTTTGGCCAACCGGAACATTCGGAAACAACGAACTGCTTTCATTATTCAGCGGGCTTCGAGTCATCAAGTACGAGGACGTCTGGGCACGGCCGGATTGGAGTGTCAAGAAACTCGAAGAGCGCCTAGTCAGGCTGGTTGCGGAGAAGCCGCCTCCGAAAGCGGCGGGCTGCATCTGGGAAGGCAGAGCGGTCGCTGCAGGTGCTAGCGTTTGTTGGGACACCGCGTTGTTGCGCTGCGGGGCTGATGGATGGAATTTCACCCGCGAGAAGTGCCCTCGGTGAATCGTGGCGGTTGTGTCATGCCGACCTTCGTTCAAATCGCGTGGTGTTGAGCTATTCATCCCGAACGTTCGATTCGTCAATTGCCGGATCGCCGGACGATAAGGGATTTACTGCTCAATCAAATCTTCGCCGTTTTTCGCGAGTTTGGATTTTCATCTGGCCGAACTACACTAGAATCATGAGCTTTGCCCACGGGTCCTGATGGCACGAGTCCGATTTGTGCTCTGCGGAATTCTGCTATCAAGTGCGATTCTCTCTTGCGACTCCTCACGGGGAACGCGAATGCGGCGCGAGCGTCTCGAGTCGGAGGCACGAGCGTTGGCTGCGTTGAAGCACTTCTCCGGTTCGGTCCTCGTAGCGGAGGGAAACAGCACCCTGCTCGATGCGTCATTTGGCCTCGCCGACTCCGTCTCGGGAGAGGCAAACACGACCAGCACAAAGTTCCGGATCGGATCCATCACCAAGCAATTCACCGCAGTACTAATCGAGCTTCTTCGCGAGGAAGGAACACTGCGGCTTACCGATCCTGTCTCGAAATACATCCAAGGGAGCCCGGTTGCTTGGGCGGGCGTTACGATTCATCAGGCTCTAAACCACACGTCGGGAATTGCCGACTTCACCGACGATCCGAGATTTGAGCAGTGGTCGTCCACCACAAGGACGCCCGCTGAGACCATTGCATTCTTCCGCGAACGACCGCTCGAGTTTCCGTCAGGGAGCAAGTTTCAATACAGCAATTCGAATTACATCCTTCTGGGTGGGGTGGTGGAAACGGCAAGTGGAAGACGATTTGGAGACCTGCTGAGAGAAAAACTCCTGATCCCCTTGCGCATGATTGACTCAGGCTTGGATGAAGGCGACCAACTTGATTTGACCCGCCGGGCAAAGGGACATGTGCTGACGAATGGAGCCCTGCGCCCCAGTCTAAGCCCGGTCTCGGCGGCTTGGGCCGCGGGCGGGATGTATTCTACGACCGGCGACCTGTTGCGGTGGGTGCAAGGCCTCTTCGGACTCCGGGTTGTCTCTGATGAGTCGCTTCGACAAATGACAGGAGCGGGACGAATCGACTACGCTTATGGCTTCGCCTTGTCTGTCTTTCAAGGCGAGCTTCTGGTTTGGCACGACGGCAGTATAGATGGATTCTCAGCGTACCTGAGCTACCTCCCGGCACGAGGCATTACCGTAATCATCCTAAGCAATGTTGAGAACGACGAGGTCGTTGATTCGATGCACTCAGGCCTTCTGGCGGTGGCGCGAGAGTAGGCTCTCCCCTTGTCGCGCAGTGTAGCGCAATGCCGGCCGGATCACGCACGATTCGTCGATTGACCGATCGCCGACGATGGGGGCAAGATCAATAAACACTACTCCGCTGATCATGGGTTGATTGATTCACGGAAACTGCGGAGAAATGGCTCCTTTACAGAGACTCCGGAGTATCTGTTCGCAACCGCATGGAGAGCCCCGGCGAATTCACACGGAGTGATATAGAATCTCTATATCGATGTCCTACAGCTATGACAGAGCCATCTCTTGAGCTCCTTAAAGGTACGCTGGATCTCCTAATCTTGCGGACACTGGAACTGCACCCGATGCACGGCTCCGCCATCGCGGAGCGTATTGCTCAGGTTACGCACGGCGCCTTTCAGGTCAAGGCTGGATCGTTGTTCCCCGCACTTCATCGCCTCGAACAGGAGGGGTCTATCACGGGCAGTTGGCAAGAGTCTGCGTTGGGTCGCCGGGTCCGGACGTATACCCTGACCCCCGACGGCATCAAGCAGTTGTCCGCAGAACAGAAGACCTGGACACGGATTGTTCAGGCAATGACCGCACTCCTGGAGTCAACCTGACATGCGAATCGCCAGAGGGTTGAACCGGCTATTTGCGAACCTGTTTCGCAGACAGGATGCCGATAATTCACTTGACGCCGAAATCAGGGACTATGTGGAGGAACAAACCAAACGGCTTGTTGATTCTGGCATGCCCGCCGACAAAGCGCGACGTCTGGTATTGGTGGAAACAGGAGGGATTGATTCCATCAAGGAAGGTGTCCGGGACGTGTGGATTGGACGAGGAATTAGGACAACGGCTGATGACGTTCGCTTTGCGTGCCGCTGTCTGATGCGAGCACGCGGGTTTGCGACGATTGTGATCGCGACCATGGCGCTCGGAATGGGCGCGACCCTGACGATGTTTAGCCTGATGCGCGGGGTAATGTGGCGCCCGTTGCCTTATCCAGAACCCGACCGAATTGTCACGATTCAAGTTGATGCAAGGAGCGTTGCCAACGCGGGTGCGGCACTTGGCGAAGTGCTCGACTTGAAGGAACGTAGCCATTCTCTCGAACAGGTTTCGATGCTTGACACGGGCACGGCGACGCTCACGTACAGAGGCGAGTCCGAGCGCGTGACGCATGCGGGTGTTTCCGATAATTTTCTTCCATTGCTGGGCGCACGACCGACCCTCGGAAGGCTTCTTGATTCGCGACTCGACAACCCTAAGTCGGCGCCGTCCGCCATTCTCATCAGCGGCGAACTTTGGCGGCGCCGCTTCTCCTCAGATCCCCGCGTCATCGGAAGAACCGTACGGGTTGATGATCAGGACGTGCAAATTGCCGGGGTCCTTGCGGCAGATTTCCGCCTCTTCCTGCCACCGGCCGCCAGCGCCGCAGAGGAAATCGACGTCTGGTTTCCCTTTGCTATGAGTCCGACCCGGCAGTACCGAGGGATCCCCATCCTCGCGCGGCTCAGGACCGGCGCTACTCTCAGTGAAGCGAACGCTGAGTTGCAAACGATCGCGTCTCAGTTTCAACAGGAACATCCGCTGTATTATGCCGGCGCTACAGGATGGCAAGCAGCTCAACTCGATCGCGAATTGAGTAACAGACTCCGGTTTACAGCGGTGCGCTCCAGGAGGCAGTCACACGCGATGCCCGGCCAAAGTTGATTCTGTTAGCGAGCGTCGTTGGATTTGTGCTTTTGTTGGCGTGCGCGAATGTCGCTAACCTTTTATTGGCCAGAGGCACGGTTCGACAGCGGGAATTTGAGATCCGCTCCGCGCTGGGTGCGGGTAGCGTCAGGATTTCCCGGCAACTGCTCACCGAAAGTCTCCTGCTCGCGGTTCGTATCTTCATGCGTTGGTCTGATTCTGGCGCGCTTTG is part of the Bryobacter aggregatus MPL3 genome and encodes:
- a CDS encoding class I SAM-dependent methyltransferase, with the protein product MLLRQSTDRRRSWTGLVKTMPFPVSRLKVMRSLGALLLVSMCASAQPGDYNILYSSGSDVFTREPNALLVEAVRNRKPGRALDVGMGQGRNALFLARNGWDVTGFDSADEGIRQAKLEAARLAVRLTAEVSTFEAFDFGTEKWDLIVLTYEPTKAIAPRVAQALRPGGIVVVEDRHLDTRRVWPTGTFGNNELLSLFSGLRVIKYEDVWARPDWSVKKLEERLVRLVAEKPPPKAAGCIWEGRAVAAGASVCWDTALLRCGADGWNFTREKCPR
- a CDS encoding ABC transporter permease, yielding MRIARGLNRLFANLFRRQDADNSLDAEIRDYVEEQTKRLVDSGMPADKARRLVLVETGGIDSIKEGVRDVWIGRGIRTTADDVRFACRCLMRARGFATIVIATMALGMGATLTMFSLMRGVMWRPLPYPEPDRIVTIQVDARSVANAGAALGEVLDLKERSHSLEQVSMLDTGTATLTYRGESERVTHAGVSDNFLPLLGARPTLGRLLDSRLDNPKSAPSAILISGELWRRRFSSDPRVIGRTVRVDDQDVQIAGVLAADFRLFLPPAASAAEEIDVWFPFAMSPTRQYRGIPILARLRTGATLSEANAELQTIASQFQQEHPLYYAGATGWQAAQLDRELSNRLRFTAVRSRRQSHAMPGQS
- a CDS encoding PadR family transcriptional regulator; this translates as MTEPSLELLKGTLDLLILRTLELHPMHGSAIAERIAQVTHGAFQVKAGSLFPALHRLEQEGSITGSWQESALGRRVRTYTLTPDGIKQLSAEQKTWTRIVQAMTALLEST
- a CDS encoding serine hydrolase domain-containing protein, translated to MRRERLESEARALAALKHFSGSVLVAEGNSTLLDASFGLADSVSGEANTTSTKFRIGSITKQFTAVLIELLREEGTLRLTDPVSKYIQGSPVAWAGVTIHQALNHTSGIADFTDDPRFEQWSSTTRTPAETIAFFRERPLEFPSGSKFQYSNSNYILLGGVVETASGRRFGDLLREKLLIPLRMIDSGLDEGDQLDLTRRAKGHVLTNGALRPSLSPVSAAWAAGGMYSTTGDLLRWVQGLFGLRVVSDESLRQMTGAGRIDYAYGFALSVFQGELLVWHDGSIDGFSAYLSYLPARGITVIILSNVENDEVVDSMHSGLLAVARE